A window from bacterium encodes these proteins:
- a CDS encoding NAD-dependent epimerase/dehydratase family protein, translating into MALCLVTGGAGFIGSHTVDLLLEKGYEVRILDSLQPRVHPQGKPSFVSTDAEFVHGDVSRREDMTRALQGVSYVFHLAAYQDYMPDFSRFIHTNAESSALLLELTIGDRKRFPVRKVIFASSQAVSGEGIYVCPACAGNGRMPTIQEQLASGCSPIRSLPASAIHTPGPRPVDQLKRGEWEIRCLTCGGNMKPLLIQESTINPGTTYGISKYAIELLADRLGRRYGIPTVCMRYTYVQGSRNSFYNAYSGVARRFALRIMHELPPIVYEDGRQLRDYVNVRDVARANVLAMEDERADYQVLNVGGGRAVTVLEIANMMLRALGSDLKPLIPGEFRLGDTRHTVSDISKLRALGWHPVVPVEQNVAEFVDWIRGQSGTQKYLEEAERTMRERGVLQRIDR; encoded by the coding sequence ATGGCCCTCTGCCTTGTGACGGGCGGCGCGGGGTTCATCGGCTCGCACACGGTCGACCTGCTGCTGGAGAAGGGATACGAGGTCCGCATTCTCGATAGCCTTCAACCTCGGGTTCATCCGCAGGGGAAGCCGAGTTTCGTCTCCACCGACGCGGAGTTCGTCCACGGCGACGTGTCGCGGCGAGAGGACATGACCCGGGCACTGCAGGGCGTGTCGTACGTGTTCCATCTCGCCGCGTACCAGGATTACATGCCGGACTTCTCGCGATTCATCCATACGAATGCCGAGAGCAGCGCGTTGCTGCTGGAGCTGACGATTGGCGACCGAAAGCGCTTCCCCGTTCGGAAGGTGATCTTTGCGTCCTCGCAGGCGGTGTCCGGCGAGGGGATATACGTCTGCCCGGCCTGTGCGGGCAACGGGCGGATGCCCACCATTCAAGAGCAGCTGGCCTCGGGCTGTTCCCCCATCCGGTCCCTGCCGGCGTCGGCGATTCATACTCCCGGCCCCCGGCCGGTCGATCAGCTCAAGCGGGGGGAGTGGGAGATTCGCTGTCTGACGTGCGGGGGGAACATGAAGCCCCTGCTCATTCAGGAGAGCACGATCAATCCGGGCACGACGTACGGCATCTCCAAGTACGCCATCGAACTCCTGGCCGACCGGTTGGGCCGGCGCTACGGGATCCCCACCGTGTGCATGCGATACACCTACGTCCAGGGGTCGCGGAACTCGTTCTACAATGCGTACTCGGGGGTGGCCCGACGGTTTGCGCTGCGCATCATGCACGAGCTCCCGCCGATTGTGTACGAGGATGGGCGGCAGCTGCGTGATTACGTCAACGTTCGCGACGTGGCTCGCGCCAACGTCTTGGCGATGGAGGACGAGCGGGCCGATTATCAGGTGCTGAATGTCGGCGGGGGCCGCGCGGTGACCGTTCTGGAAATCGCCAACATGATGCTGAGGGCTCTTGGGTCTGATCTCAAGCCATTGATCCCCGGCGAGTTCCGGCTGGGGGATACCCGACACACGGTCTCGGATATCTCGAAGCTGCGAGCGCTGGGCTGGCATCCCGTCGTTCCGGTGGAGCAAAATGTGGCCGAGTTCGTCGACTGGATTCGAGGACAGTCCGGGACGCAGAAGTACCTGGAGGAAGCCGAGCGCACGATGCGCGAGCGCGGCGTGCTCCAGCGGATCGACCGATAG
- a CDS encoding transaldolase: MTPVSELRVKIYADGADLQGMMEMSRHPWIKGFTTNPTLMRKAGVTDYRTFAMNALKAIPDRPISFEVFSDEFEEMAYQAREIATWGGHVYVKIPVSNTRRESSIDLIHALTVAGIKVNVTAVLALDQVRDVVAALVGGSPAYVSVFAGRVADTGRDPVPLMAAAVELLACAPNAELIWASPRELLNIFQADAIGCHIITVTNDILKKLDLVGRDLHEYSLDTVMMFRSDAVRAGYTLPARAGSKA; the protein is encoded by the coding sequence ATGACGCCGGTATCGGAGCTGCGCGTGAAGATCTACGCGGATGGCGCCGATCTCCAGGGCATGATGGAGATGTCCCGCCACCCGTGGATCAAAGGGTTCACCACGAACCCGACGCTGATGCGGAAGGCGGGGGTCACCGACTACCGAACGTTCGCGATGAACGCCCTCAAGGCGATTCCGGATCGCCCGATCTCGTTTGAGGTATTCTCGGACGAGTTTGAGGAGATGGCCTATCAGGCGCGGGAGATCGCCACGTGGGGCGGTCACGTCTACGTCAAGATTCCGGTGAGCAATACGCGGCGGGAGTCATCGATCGATCTGATCCATGCCCTGACCGTTGCCGGGATCAAGGTGAACGTCACCGCCGTGCTGGCGCTTGATCAGGTGCGTGACGTCGTGGCGGCGCTGGTCGGTGGGAGCCCTGCCTACGTATCCGTGTTCGCCGGGCGCGTGGCGGACACGGGGCGGGACCCCGTGCCGTTGATGGCGGCCGCCGTTGAGCTGCTGGCGTGCGCCCCGAACGCCGAGCTCATCTGGGCGAGCCCGCGGGAACTCTTGAACATTTTTCAAGCGGATGCGATCGGATGCCACATCATCACGGTGACCAATGACATCCTGAAGAAACTTGATCTCGTCGGCAGGGACTTGCACGAGTACTCGCTGGACACCGTGATGATGTTTAGGAGTGACGCCGTGAGGGCCGGTTACACCCTTCCCGCGCGTGCGGGGTCGAAGGCCTAA
- a CDS encoding HAD family hydrolase: MSAPALRAGVFLDRDGVLNEVVVREGKALPPASLEELRIMSGAEAALHELKAHGFALVAVTNQPDVARGAQRREVVEAINAVLLGALPLEGIYVCYHDDADRCTCRKPQPGLLIEAARERCIDLSRSVMIGDRWRDIEAGRRAGCLTIHLAGNHAEESPTVSPDYRTRSLLDAATWIMSQCAPRGGRT; this comes from the coding sequence ATGAGCGCTCCGGCCTTGCGTGCCGGCGTCTTCCTGGACCGCGACGGCGTGCTCAACGAGGTGGTTGTCAGAGAGGGCAAGGCCCTGCCCCCGGCTAGTCTGGAGGAACTGCGGATCATGAGCGGGGCGGAGGCCGCGCTACACGAGTTGAAGGCGCATGGGTTCGCCCTCGTCGCCGTCACGAACCAGCCCGACGTGGCGCGGGGGGCCCAGCGGCGCGAGGTCGTCGAAGCGATCAATGCCGTATTACTCGGGGCGTTGCCGTTGGAAGGGATCTACGTTTGCTATCATGATGACGCGGACCGATGCACCTGCCGGAAGCCGCAGCCGGGGCTACTGATCGAGGCGGCCAGGGAACGTTGCATCGATCTTTCCCGCAGCGTGATGATCGGGGATCGATGGAGGGACATCGAGGCCGGCCGGCGGGCCGGATGTCTGACGATCCACCTGGCGGGGAATCATGCGGAAGAGAGCCCGACCGTTTCTCCCGATTATCGTACGCGATCGCTTCTGGATGCGGCAACGTGGATCATGAGCCAGTGCGCCCCCAGAGGAGGACGTACATGA
- a CDS encoding SIS domain-containing protein, translating into MSFPREYLSEVSRILQQLDTGTIDNAVELLAEVRDRGGRLFVLGVGGSAANASHAVNDFRKLAGLEAYCPTDNVPELTARANDDGWASVFEGWLRVSRLRSADLVLVLSVGGGDLERNISANLVHALTYAKQQGARIVGIVGRPEGFTARVADVCILVPSVNADRVTPHAEAFQSIIWHLMVSHPRLKSAPTKWESQR; encoded by the coding sequence GTGAGCTTTCCTCGGGAGTACCTGAGCGAGGTCTCCCGGATTCTCCAGCAACTCGACACCGGCACCATCGATAACGCTGTAGAGCTCCTGGCGGAGGTGCGGGACCGCGGGGGCCGGCTGTTTGTGCTGGGCGTTGGCGGGAGTGCCGCGAACGCCTCGCATGCCGTCAACGACTTCCGGAAGCTCGCGGGTCTCGAAGCGTATTGCCCAACCGACAACGTCCCCGAGCTGACAGCTCGGGCGAACGATGACGGGTGGGCGTCTGTGTTCGAAGGCTGGCTTCGCGTCAGCCGCCTGCGGTCGGCCGATCTGGTGCTCGTCCTTTCGGTAGGCGGTGGAGACCTCGAACGGAACATCAGTGCGAATCTGGTCCATGCCTTGACGTATGCCAAGCAACAGGGGGCGAGGATTGTCGGCATCGTGGGTCGCCCTGAGGGGTTTACCGCACGGGTGGCGGATGTGTGCATCTTGGTCCCGTCGGTGAACGCGGACCGCGTGACGCCCCATGCGGAGGCCTTTCAATCGATCATCTGGCACCTGATGGTGTCGCACCCACGATTGAAAAGCGCCCCCACGAAGTGGGAATCGCAGCGATGA
- a CDS encoding glycosyltransferase family 2 protein, with the protein MHTRDEPSRPGGGASAQPPDRKPRVSVVVPVRNEVRYIEACLGRLLDQDYPRDRIEILVVDGMSQDGTRETVERVRAATVRGAGGEAPVIRLIDNPTRQRASALNAGIRASAGDVVVRVDARSVIPRTYVGQCVRTLLETGADNVGGVQRPLADAPMQEAIGIAMAHPFGIGNAQFRLGRKSGYVDTVYLGSFRREVFDRVGLFDDVAPVLSEDSDINQRIRERGGKIYLNIDICVHYYPRETLGDLCRLYFRYGGARAGNLIKHGKLTSWRQAVPPAFLAAVVTLGSVALVHRTFLPGFGVLLAGYGACDLAVSGYLAGNRRRWHLWPRLAAVFPCVHISWALGFFRRFCERSRTGRFWSD; encoded by the coding sequence GTGCACACGCGCGACGAGCCGAGTCGGCCGGGGGGAGGCGCGTCGGCTCAACCGCCCGACCGGAAGCCCCGAGTGTCCGTGGTGGTTCCCGTGCGCAATGAGGTGAGATACATCGAGGCCTGCTTGGGGCGGTTGCTCGACCAGGATTATCCGCGCGACCGCATCGAGATTCTCGTGGTTGACGGCATGAGCCAGGACGGCACGAGGGAGACGGTGGAACGGGTCCGGGCCGCCACTGTGCGGGGGGCGGGGGGTGAGGCTCCCGTCATTCGGCTGATCGACAACCCCACGCGGCAGAGGGCGTCGGCGTTGAACGCCGGGATCCGCGCATCCGCCGGTGATGTCGTGGTCCGGGTGGACGCCAGATCCGTGATCCCGCGGACGTATGTGGGGCAGTGTGTGCGGACCCTGCTGGAGACGGGGGCGGACAACGTGGGAGGGGTCCAACGGCCGCTTGCCGACGCCCCGATGCAAGAAGCTATTGGGATCGCGATGGCGCATCCGTTCGGGATCGGGAACGCCCAGTTCCGGCTCGGCAGGAAGAGCGGGTACGTGGACACGGTGTACCTCGGCAGCTTCCGCCGCGAGGTCTTTGACCGGGTCGGGCTTTTCGATGATGTCGCCCCGGTTCTCAGCGAGGATTCAGATATCAATCAACGGATACGCGAACGCGGAGGCAAAATCTACCTGAACATCGATATCTGCGTCCACTATTATCCGCGGGAGACGCTGGGCGATCTGTGCAGGCTGTATTTCCGATACGGAGGAGCGCGCGCGGGCAACTTGATCAAGCACGGGAAGCTCACCTCGTGGCGGCAGGCGGTTCCCCCGGCATTCCTGGCGGCGGTCGTCACCCTGGGGAGTGTCGCGCTCGTGCACCGGACATTTCTGCCGGGTTTTGGCGTGCTGCTGGCCGGCTACGGCGCCTGCGATCTTGCCGTCTCCGGGTACCTGGCGGGGAATCGCCGCCGGTGGCACCTCTGGCCCCGCCTCGCGGCCGTTTTTCCCTGCGTGCATATCTCGTGGGCGCTGGGTTTCTTCCGGAGGTTCTGCGAGCGGTCCCGCACGGGGCGCTTTTGGTCGGATTAG